The [Pseudomonas] carboxydohydrogena genome includes a window with the following:
- a CDS encoding outer membrane protein assembly factor BamD — protein MTTPLRHSPKRPFFDRLGRRFCFAVGVIVLAAPLGGCGTGNLWDKYFAKDETFVDQPADKLYNEGLFLLNEKSDRKGAIKKFEEVDRQHPYSDWARKSLLMSAYASYQAGDYDECIANANRYISLHPGSPDAAYAQYLVAVSNYDQIPDVSRDQGRTEKAIAALEEVIRKYPNSEYATTAKKKIEGARDQLAGREMTIGRYYMDKRDYTGAINRFKVVVTQYQTTRHVEEALARLTEAYMAIGVVSEAQTAAAVLGHNFPDSRWYKDAYNLVKSGGVEPQENKGSYISRAFKKFGLG, from the coding sequence ATGACGACGCCTTTGCGCCATTCGCCCAAGCGGCCCTTTTTCGACCGGCTGGGTCGCCGGTTTTGCTTTGCCGTGGGCGTGATCGTGCTCGCGGCACCCCTTGGCGGCTGCGGCACCGGCAATTTGTGGGACAAGTATTTCGCCAAGGACGAGACGTTCGTCGATCAGCCCGCCGACAAGCTCTACAACGAGGGCCTGTTTCTGCTGAACGAAAAGAGCGACCGCAAGGGCGCCATCAAGAAATTCGAAGAGGTCGACCGCCAGCACCCGTATTCGGACTGGGCGCGCAAGTCGCTGCTGATGTCGGCCTATGCCTCCTATCAGGCCGGCGATTACGACGAGTGCATCGCCAACGCCAACCGCTACATCAGCCTGCATCCCGGCAGCCCGGATGCGGCCTACGCGCAATATCTCGTGGCGGTGTCGAACTACGACCAGATTCCCGATGTCAGCCGCGATCAGGGCCGCACCGAAAAGGCCATCGCCGCGCTGGAAGAGGTGATTCGCAAATATCCGAACTCGGAATATGCGACCACCGCCAAGAAGAAGATCGAGGGCGCGCGCGACCAGCTCGCCGGCCGCGAGATGACCATCGGCCGCTATTACATGGACAAGCGCGACTACACCGGCGCGATCAACCGCTTCAAGGTGGTGGTGACGCAGTACCAGACCACCCGCCACGTCGAGGAAGCGCTGGCGCGCCTGACGGAAGCCTATATGGCGATCGGCGTGGTCAGCGAGGCGCAGACCGCCGCCGCCGTGCTTGGCCACAACTTTCCGGACAGCCGCTGGTACAAAGACGCCTACAATCTTGTAAAGTCGGGCGGCGTCGAGCCTCAGGAAAACAAGGGCTCCTACATCAGCAGGGCCTTCAAGAAGTTCGGCCTCGGATAG
- the recN gene encoding DNA repair protein RecN — MLARLSIRDIVLIERLDIDFAKGLAVLTGETGAGKSILLDAFALALGGRGDASLVRHGAEQGQVTAAFDLPKKHPAFAILRENGFDDPESGEMILRRVQLADGRTRGFLNDQPVSIQTLKAIGATLVEIHGQHDERALVDVATHRRLLDAFAGLDESVGNVESLWEARRAARDTLEEHRAGMERAARDADYLRHASEELMKLAPQEGEETRLAERRTAMMQGEKISEDLRDALAAVAGPQSPVTSLAAAVRRLERRVASAPKLVEDAVKAMDAALNSLADAEQNLNAAIHAADYDPAELERIEERLFALRAASRKYSTPVDDLAALAEKFKADVGLIDAGADRLKVLEKTASAADAAYLEAAKKLSAARIKAAEKLNKAVNAELAPLKLERAKFSTQIESEPQSPGPQGFDRVQFWVQTNPGTKPGPLMKVASGGELSRFLLALKVVLSDRGSAPTLVFDEIDTGVGGAVADAIGARLARLAEKVQVMAVTHAPQVAARADQHLLISKEALDKGKRVATRVAPLVKEHRREEIARMLAGAEITREARAAAEQLLKAATA, encoded by the coding sequence ATGCTGGCCCGCCTTTCGATCCGCGACATCGTCCTGATCGAGCGGCTCGATATCGACTTCGCCAAGGGGCTTGCCGTGCTGACCGGCGAAACCGGCGCGGGCAAATCCATTCTTCTCGATGCCTTCGCGCTGGCGCTCGGCGGGCGCGGTGACGCCAGCCTCGTGCGCCATGGCGCGGAGCAAGGCCAGGTGACGGCGGCCTTCGACCTGCCGAAGAAGCACCCGGCCTTCGCGATCCTGCGCGAGAACGGATTCGACGATCCGGAATCGGGCGAGATGATCCTGCGCCGCGTGCAGCTCGCGGACGGCCGCACGCGCGGTTTCCTCAACGATCAGCCCGTCAGCATCCAGACGCTGAAAGCCATCGGCGCGACGCTGGTCGAGATCCACGGCCAGCACGACGAACGCGCGCTGGTCGATGTGGCGACGCACCGCCGTTTGCTCGATGCCTTCGCCGGGCTCGATGAGAGCGTCGGCAATGTCGAGTCGCTGTGGGAGGCGCGCCGCGCCGCGCGCGATACGCTCGAAGAGCATCGCGCCGGGATGGAGCGCGCCGCACGCGATGCGGACTATTTGCGCCACGCGTCCGAGGAATTGATGAAGCTCGCGCCGCAGGAGGGCGAGGAGACCCGTCTTGCCGAGCGCCGCACCGCGATGATGCAGGGCGAAAAGATTTCCGAGGATTTGCGCGACGCGCTCGCTGCCGTCGCAGGACCGCAATCGCCGGTGACGTCATTGGCGGCGGCTGTGCGGCGGCTGGAGCGCCGGGTGGCCAGCGCGCCGAAGCTCGTCGAAGATGCCGTCAAGGCGATGGACGCTGCGCTGAATTCGCTCGCCGACGCCGAGCAGAATCTGAACGCAGCGATCCATGCCGCCGACTACGACCCTGCTGAGCTGGAGCGGATCGAGGAACGGCTGTTCGCGCTGCGCGCGGCGTCACGCAAATATTCCACGCCGGTGGATGACCTTGCCGCGCTGGCGGAGAAGTTCAAGGCCGATGTCGGTTTGATCGACGCGGGCGCGGACAGGCTGAAAGTTCTGGAGAAGACAGCGAGCGCGGCGGATGCCGCCTATCTTGAGGCCGCGAAGAAGTTGTCGGCTGCGCGCATCAAGGCGGCGGAGAAGCTGAACAAGGCCGTCAACGCCGAGCTTGCGCCGCTAAAACTGGAGCGCGCGAAATTCTCGACCCAGATCGAGAGCGAACCACAATCGCCGGGGCCGCAGGGCTTCGATCGTGTGCAGTTCTGGGTGCAAACCAATCCCGGCACCAAGCCCGGGCCGCTGATGAAGGTCGCGTCGGGTGGCGAGTTGTCGCGCTTCCTGCTGGCGCTGAAAGTGGTGCTGTCGGATCGCGGCTCCGCGCCGACGCTCGTGTTCGACGAAATCGACACCGGCGTTGGCGGCGCGGTGGCGGATGCCATCGGCGCGCGGCTCGCGCGGCTGGCGGAAAAGGTGCAGGTGATGGCGGTGACGCACGCGCCGCAAGTCGCCGCGCGCGCGGACCAGCATCTCCTGATTTCCAAGGAGGCGCTCGACAAGGGTAAGCGTGTGGCCACCCGCGTGGCTCCGCTGGTGAAGGAACATCGCCGCGAGGAGATCGCCCGCATGCTGGCGGGTGCGGAGATCACGCGCGAGGCCCGCGCGGCGGCGGAGCAGTTGCTTAAAGCCGCGACGGCGTGA
- a CDS encoding aminopeptidase P family protein, producing the protein MFEARFQNFDEPEGGTALSARLSAFREEIVQRGLAGFIVPRGDSQQNEYVAPSEERLAWLSGFTGSAGLAMVTIRDAALFVDGRYTLQAAQQVDTTALRVESLTDPPPEQWLTQHLKAGERFGFDPWLHTTAAAERLAAACEKAGAELVAVDDNPVDTIWRERPAPPLGLVTVHAPEFAGESEADKLARIRAEMARLGLDALVLSDSHAVAWTFNIRGADVAHTPLPLSYALLPKDGAPTIFIDSRKLSNEARAHLASHADIAGPDALLSALAAASRNSAAIGLDNATAADALSRTIKDAGGIARRIADPVTQLKAIKNATEISGTRTAHRRDGAALARFLAWIDHEAQGGALTEIDAVEALETFRRDTGALKDVSFPTISGTGPNGAIVHYRVTRKSNRRIKPGDLLLIDSGAQYQDGTTDVTRTIAIGEPTAEMRDRFTRVLRGHIAVASAIFPDGTHGVQIDALARQFLWQAGLDFEHGTGHGVGSYLSVHEGPARISKLGHVPLRRGMILSNEPGYYKTNAYGIRIENLELITEAKIDGAEKPMDAFETLTLAPIDRRLIDVAQLSAQERTWIDDYHARVRREIKPLVDDEATKVWLDAATAPLA; encoded by the coding sequence ATGTTCGAGGCCCGGTTTCAGAATTTCGACGAACCAGAGGGCGGCACCGCGCTTTCGGCGCGGCTGAGCGCTTTCCGTGAGGAAATCGTGCAGCGAGGTCTGGCCGGCTTCATTGTCCCGCGCGGAGACAGCCAGCAGAACGAATATGTTGCGCCGTCCGAGGAGCGCCTTGCCTGGCTGAGCGGCTTCACCGGTTCGGCCGGGCTCGCGATGGTGACGATCCGCGATGCCGCTTTGTTCGTCGACGGCCGCTATACGTTGCAGGCTGCCCAGCAAGTGGACACCACGGCGTTGCGCGTCGAGTCCCTGACCGATCCGCCGCCCGAACAATGGCTGACGCAGCACCTCAAGGCCGGAGAGCGCTTCGGTTTCGATCCGTGGCTGCACACGACAGCGGCAGCCGAACGGCTTGCGGCGGCCTGCGAAAAGGCGGGCGCGGAGCTTGTTGCGGTGGACGACAATCCCGTGGATACGATCTGGCGCGAACGCCCTGCACCGCCGCTCGGCCTCGTGACAGTGCATGCGCCCGAATTTGCCGGAGAGAGCGAGGCTGACAAGCTCGCCCGCATCCGCGCCGAGATGGCACGGCTCGGACTTGATGCATTAGTACTGTCCGACTCGCACGCCGTGGCATGGACCTTCAACATCCGCGGCGCGGACGTGGCGCACACGCCGCTGCCTCTGTCCTACGCGCTGCTGCCGAAAGACGGCGCGCCCACCATCTTCATCGATTCCCGCAAGCTCTCCAATGAGGCGCGCGCGCACCTCGCCAGCCACGCCGACATCGCCGGGCCGGACGCATTGCTCTCCGCGCTCGCCGCTGCTTCCCGGAACAGCGCCGCCATCGGCCTCGACAACGCGACCGCCGCCGATGCGCTCAGCCGCACGATCAAGGATGCGGGCGGCATCGCCCGGCGCATCGCAGATCCCGTCACACAGCTCAAGGCGATCAAGAACGCCACCGAGATTTCGGGCACACGCACGGCCCATCGCCGCGACGGCGCGGCCTTGGCGCGCTTTCTCGCCTGGATCGACCATGAGGCACAAGGCGGCGCACTGACGGAAATCGACGCCGTGGAAGCGCTGGAAACATTCCGCCGCGACACCGGCGCGCTGAAGGATGTGTCGTTCCCCACCATCTCCGGCACGGGACCGAACGGAGCCATCGTCCACTACCGCGTCACCCGCAAGAGCAACCGCCGCATCAAGCCCGGCGACCTGCTGCTGATCGATTCCGGCGCGCAATATCAGGACGGCACCACCGATGTCACCCGCACCATCGCCATCGGCGAGCCGACGGCGGAAATGCGCGACCGCTTCACCCGCGTGCTGCGCGGCCATATCGCGGTCGCGAGCGCGATCTTTCCCGACGGCACCCATGGCGTACAGATCGACGCGCTGGCGCGGCAATTCCTCTGGCAGGCTGGTCTCGATTTCGAGCACGGCACCGGCCACGGCGTCGGCAGCTATCTCTCCGTGCATGAAGGCCCCGCACGCATTTCCAAGCTCGGCCATGTGCCGCTGCGCCGGGGCATGATCCTCTCGAATGAGCCCGGTTATTACAAAACCAATGCTTACGGCATTCGCATCGAAAACCTCGAACTGATTACCGAGGCGAAAATCGACGGCGCGGAAAAACCGATGGATGCATTCGAGACGCTGACGCTCGCGCCGATCGACCGGCGGCTGATCGATGTCGCGCAGTTAAGTGCGCAGGAACGCACATGGATCGACGATTACCACGCGCGGGTGCGGCGGGAGATCAAGCCGCTGGTCGATGACGAAGCCACCAAGGTCTGGCTCGATGCCGCGACCGCGCCGTTGGCCTGA
- the ftsZ gene encoding cell division protein FtsZ, producing the protein MTINLQKPDIRELKPRITVFGVGGAGGNAVNNMITAGLEGVDFVVANTDAQALTMSKAERLVQMGTQVTQGLGAGSQPDVGAAAAQEVIDEIKDHLSGANMVFVTAGMGGGTGTGAAPVIAATAREMGILTVGVVTKPFHFEGQRRMRTAEQGIIELQKVVDTLLIIPNQNLFRVANEKTTFADAFAMADQVLYSGVACITDLMVKEGLINLDFADVRAVMKEMGKAMMGTGESTGEKRALAAAEAAIANPLIDDSSMRGARGLLVSITGGKDLTLFEVDEAATRIREEVDADANIIVGATFDEALDGLIRVSVVATGIDKETATKAVPAAAPASAASTGNPENRLAELTARLRADNLRVAERMQKIETAAAPVAAPAPIGRPTAEQIDRAALAAIAEAVSPAPPAAPAAASYGDVSIRPIPPKPSLFPEREEPMELNEPAPAAAFIPPSAERVPLRAPRMPNFDELPMPAQNEIRKARGDMKEEHPQKTRTSLLQRLANVGLGRRDEEHEAPIAARASGPAMPQMPPMPERKPQRPNPANMGEPVSEYGRRPAPQGLDQHGRPAPAAPASMDDHLDIPAFLRRQAN; encoded by the coding sequence ATGACCATCAATCTTCAAAAACCCGACATTCGCGAGCTGAAGCCGCGAATCACCGTGTTCGGCGTCGGCGGCGCGGGCGGCAACGCCGTCAACAACATGATCACGGCCGGCCTCGAGGGTGTCGATTTCGTCGTCGCCAACACCGACGCTCAGGCGCTGACGATGTCGAAGGCCGAACGCCTCGTGCAGATGGGCACGCAGGTGACGCAGGGTCTCGGCGCGGGTTCGCAGCCGGATGTCGGCGCGGCCGCGGCGCAGGAAGTGATCGATGAGATCAAGGATCACCTGTCGGGCGCGAACATGGTGTTCGTCACCGCCGGCATGGGCGGCGGCACCGGCACCGGCGCTGCTCCGGTGATCGCGGCGACCGCGCGCGAGATGGGCATCCTTACCGTCGGCGTCGTCACCAAGCCGTTCCACTTCGAAGGCCAGCGCCGCATGCGCACGGCCGAGCAGGGCATCATCGAGTTGCAGAAGGTGGTGGACACGCTCCTCATCATTCCGAACCAGAACCTGTTCCGGGTCGCCAACGAAAAAACCACCTTCGCCGACGCCTTCGCGATGGCCGACCAGGTGCTGTATTCGGGCGTCGCCTGCATCACCGACCTGATGGTCAAGGAAGGTCTCATCAATCTCGATTTCGCCGACGTCCGCGCGGTGATGAAGGAGATGGGCAAGGCCATGATGGGCACCGGCGAATCGACCGGCGAGAAGCGCGCGCTGGCCGCCGCCGAAGCCGCGATCGCCAACCCGCTGATCGACGATTCCTCGATGAGGGGCGCGCGCGGCCTTCTGGTCTCGATCACCGGCGGCAAGGACCTCACGCTGTTCGAAGTCGACGAAGCCGCGACCCGTATTCGCGAGGAAGTCGATGCCGACGCCAACATCATCGTCGGCGCCACGTTCGACGAGGCGCTCGACGGCCTGATCCGCGTGTCGGTTGTGGCTACCGGCATCGACAAGGAAACTGCGACCAAGGCGGTGCCTGCCGCTGCTCCGGCGTCTGCGGCCTCGACCGGCAACCCGGAAAACCGTCTCGCCGAACTCACCGCCCGCCTGCGCGCCGACAACCTGCGCGTCGCCGAGCGGATGCAGAAGATCGAAACTGCGGCTGCTCCGGTTGCGGCTCCCGCACCGATCGGCCGCCCGACGGCCGAGCAGATCGACCGCGCCGCGCTCGCCGCGATCGCCGAAGCCGTGTCGCCTGCGCCGCCCGCCGCGCCTGCGGCTGCGTCCTATGGCGATGTCAGCATCCGCCCGATCCCGCCGAAGCCTTCGCTGTTTCCCGAAAGGGAAGAGCCGATGGAGCTGAACGAGCCGGCACCAGCGGCGGCGTTCATTCCGCCGTCGGCCGAACGGGTGCCGCTGCGTGCGCCGCGCATGCCGAATTTCGATGAACTGCCGATGCCGGCCCAGAACGAGATCCGCAAGGCTCGTGGCGACATGAAGGAGGAGCATCCGCAGAAGACCCGGACGTCTCTGCTACAGCGCCTCGCCAATGTCGGCCTCGGCCGCCGCGACGAGGAGCATGAAGCTCCGATCGCGGCTCGCGCGTCCGGCCCGGCCATGCCGCAGATGCCGCCTATGCCCGAGCGCAAGCCGCAGCGCCCGAATCCGGCGAACATGGGTGAGCCGGTGTCCGAGTACGGACGCCGCCCGGCGCCCCAGGGGCTCGACCAGCATGGCCGTCCGGCTCCGGCCGCTCCCGCCTCCATGGACGACCACCTGGATATCCCGGCGTTTCTGCGGCGTCAGGCCAACTGA
- the ligA gene encoding NAD-dependent DNA ligase LigA: MAAKAKKTATPVENLTKAQAKIELTRLALEISMHDERYYQKDAPTVSDADYDKLRQRLNAIEERFPELVAKDSPSQTVGAQPSRAFAKIRHAVPMLSLGNAFSDEDVAEFATRVRRFLNLTTDEPLAIVAEPKIDGLSLSLRYENGELVSAATRGDGFEGEDVTANVRTIKDVPHKLKGKGVPAICEVRGEVYMMREDFLALNKKQAEADDTIFANPRNSAAGSLRQKNVAVTASRPLKFFAYAWGEMSEMPAATQYEMVTWFGKAGFVTNPRMVLCRDVEALLAYYREIETERAALPYDIDGVVYKVDRLDWQQRLGFISRSPRWAIAHKFAAEQATTVLEKIGIQVGRTGALTPVARLTPVTVGGVVVQNATLHNEDEIARKDIREGDTVVIQRAGDVIPQVVSVVTEKRPTNAKPYSFPHKCPICGSHAVREEGEVVRRCTGALVCPAQAVEGLKHFVSRLAFDIEGLGDKQIQEFYDEGVIMHPVDIFTLQKRDARASRKLKDREGYGDVSVNNLFAAIDARRRIELNRLIFALGIRHVGEGNAKLLARHYGTIENLRAAMAEAAAAQTEEGNTSEAYADLNNIGGIGDIVADAVVEFFAEKRNVKALDELLAEIEVLPAEQARTDSAVAGKTVVFTGSLTKFTRDEAKAQAERLGAKVSGSVSKKTDYVVAGEEAGSKLTKARELGVAVLTEDEWLNLIEA, encoded by the coding sequence ATGGCTGCTAAAGCAAAAAAAACGGCGACGCCGGTCGAAAATCTCACCAAGGCGCAGGCCAAGATAGAACTAACGCGCCTTGCGCTTGAAATCTCGATGCATGACGAGCGCTATTATCAGAAAGACGCGCCGACGGTATCCGACGCGGACTACGACAAACTGCGCCAGCGTCTCAACGCCATCGAGGAGCGTTTTCCCGAACTGGTGGCGAAGGATTCGCCGTCGCAGACAGTCGGCGCGCAGCCTTCGCGCGCGTTCGCGAAAATCCGCCATGCCGTGCCGATGCTCTCGCTCGGCAACGCGTTCAGCGATGAGGACGTCGCGGAATTCGCCACGCGGGTGCGCCGTTTTCTCAATCTGACAACCGACGAGCCGCTGGCGATTGTTGCCGAGCCGAAGATCGACGGGCTCTCGTTGTCATTGCGCTACGAGAATGGCGAGCTTGTCAGCGCCGCGACACGCGGCGACGGTTTCGAGGGCGAGGACGTCACCGCCAACGTCCGCACCATCAAGGACGTGCCGCACAAGTTGAAGGGGAAGGGCGTTCCTGCCATCTGCGAGGTGCGCGGCGAGGTTTACATGATGCGCGAGGATTTTCTCGCGCTGAACAAGAAGCAGGCTGAGGCGGATGACACCATCTTCGCCAATCCGCGCAATTCCGCTGCCGGCTCGCTGCGGCAGAAGAACGTCGCCGTCACCGCATCGCGCCCGCTGAAATTCTTCGCCTATGCCTGGGGCGAGATGAGCGAGATGCCTGCGGCTACGCAGTACGAGATGGTGACGTGGTTTGGCAAAGCAGGCTTTGTCACCAACCCGCGCATGGTGTTGTGTCGTGATGTCGAGGCGCTGCTCGCATATTATCGCGAGATCGAGACCGAACGCGCGGCTCTGCCTTATGACATCGATGGCGTGGTTTACAAGGTCGATCGTCTCGACTGGCAGCAACGGCTCGGATTCATCTCGCGCAGCCCGCGCTGGGCGATCGCGCACAAATTCGCGGCCGAGCAGGCGACCACCGTGCTGGAGAAGATCGGCATCCAGGTCGGTCGCACCGGCGCGCTGACGCCGGTGGCACGGCTCACGCCCGTCACGGTCGGCGGCGTTGTGGTGCAGAACGCCACGCTGCATAACGAGGACGAGATCGCGCGCAAGGACATCCGCGAGGGCGACACTGTGGTGATCCAGCGCGCGGGTGACGTGATCCCGCAGGTCGTCAGCGTGGTGACGGAGAAGCGGCCAACAAACGCGAAGCCTTATTCGTTCCCGCACAAGTGCCCGATCTGCGGCAGCCATGCGGTGCGCGAGGAAGGAGAGGTCGTGCGCCGCTGCACCGGCGCGCTGGTGTGTCCCGCGCAGGCGGTGGAGGGATTGAAGCACTTCGTCTCGCGGCTCGCCTTCGATATCGAGGGCCTTGGCGACAAGCAGATTCAGGAATTCTACGACGAGGGGGTCATCATGCATCCCGTCGATATTTTCACGCTGCAAAAGCGTGATGCGCGCGCGTCCAGGAAGCTCAAGGATCGCGAAGGGTACGGCGATGTGTCGGTGAATAATCTGTTCGCCGCGATCGACGCGCGGCGCCGGATCGAACTCAATCGCCTGATCTTCGCGCTCGGCATCCGCCATGTCGGTGAAGGCAACGCCAAGTTGCTGGCGCGCCACTACGGCACCATCGAGAATCTGCGCGCGGCGATGGCGGAAGCCGCTGCGGCGCAGACGGAGGAAGGCAACACGTCCGAGGCCTATGCCGACCTCAACAATATCGGCGGCATCGGGGACATCGTGGCTGACGCGGTGGTCGAATTTTTCGCGGAGAAGCGTAACGTCAAGGCGCTCGACGAATTGCTCGCCGAAATCGAAGTACTGCCCGCCGAGCAGGCGCGCACCGATTCCGCGGTGGCCGGGAAGACGGTGGTGTTCACCGGCTCGTTGACGAAGTTTACCCGCGACGAGGCCAAGGCGCAGGCCGAGCGGCTGGGCGCGAAAGTGTCCGGCTCGGTGTCGAAGAAAACCGACTATGTCGTCGCGGGCGAGGAGGCTGGCTCCAAACTCACCAAGGCGCGCGAACTCGGTGTCGCGGTGCTCACGGAAGATGAGTGGCTGAATCTCATCGAGGCTTGA
- a CDS encoding 50S ribosomal protein L11 methyltransferase: MDPSVTPSGPTHHATCGAGDEGSANRIVDALSEVFDSGEVVVAAFERPGSSEWDISLYFETPPDQAAIRSTVAQTVGEETAAALVFDTVEAKDWVKASLADLVPVCAGRFVVHGQHDRDRIPPNKLRIEIEAALAFGTGHHGTTRGCLMLLDRVLCQSTPRRVLDLGTGTGVLAIAAAKALHRPILASDIDPRSVIVAKENAALNGVGQDVEAIQAIGFGSPRFAQAGPFDLVLANILANPLRKLAAPMERHLAPSAFVILSGLLPPHARGVIAAYRGQGLRLIRRYELDGWVSLLMQRIA, translated from the coding sequence ATGGACCCGTCCGTAACGCCCTCCGGCCCCACCCATCACGCCACCTGTGGCGCCGGGGACGAGGGCAGCGCCAACCGTATCGTAGATGCGCTGTCCGAAGTCTTCGACAGCGGCGAGGTCGTCGTCGCGGCCTTCGAGCGGCCGGGCAGCAGCGAATGGGATATTTCACTCTATTTCGAGACGCCGCCCGATCAGGCCGCCATTCGCTCCACGGTCGCCCAGACCGTTGGCGAGGAAACCGCCGCCGCGCTCGTGTTCGACACGGTGGAGGCCAAAGACTGGGTCAAAGCGAGCCTCGCCGACCTCGTGCCGGTCTGCGCCGGGCGCTTCGTCGTTCACGGCCAGCATGATCGCGACCGGATTCCGCCGAACAAGCTGCGGATCGAGATCGAGGCCGCGCTCGCGTTCGGAACCGGCCATCACGGCACCACGCGCGGCTGCCTCATGCTGCTCGACCGGGTGCTGTGCCAATCCACGCCTCGCCGCGTGCTCGACCTCGGCACCGGCACCGGTGTGCTGGCGATCGCCGCCGCCAAGGCGCTGCATCGGCCCATCCTCGCCAGCGACATCGATCCGCGCTCGGTCATTGTCGCCAAGGAGAATGCCGCTCTCAACGGCGTGGGGCAGGATGTGGAGGCGATCCAGGCGATCGGCTTCGGCTCGCCGCGTTTCGCGCAGGCCGGCCCGTTCGATCTCGTGCTGGCCAACATTCTTGCCAACCCGCTGCGCAAGCTCGCGGCACCGATGGAACGGCATCTCGCGCCGTCCGCCTTCGTGATCCTGTCGGGCCTGCTGCCGCCTCACGCGCGCGGTGTGATCGCGGCTTACCGGGGCCAGGGCCTGCGCCTGATCCGCCGCTATGAACTCGACGGCTGGGTCAGCCTCCTGATGCAGCGGATCGCCTAG
- the lpxC gene encoding UDP-3-O-acyl-N-acetylglucosamine deacetylase gives MKFSRQKTLRSHVSMTGVGVHSGAPVNLVLGPAGVDAGFVFIRTEADGTERKVRAQAASVSATAFATVLGDKAGAVVSTAEHVLAALRGMGVDNATIEVDGPEIPIMDGSAAAFVAAIDRAGIVEQSAPSRFIEVLKPIQVTLGESFGELRPYANGFRAEVEIDFANPLIGRQAYNFDLTPDAFRRDIARARTFGCMKDVAKLWKAGYALGASFDNSVVFDEDRLLNAEGLRYADECVRHKVLDVIGDLALSGLPLIGLYRSVRGGHKLNHAVLTALMADRHAWRVVEAEPVAARRARATASDAVGSMLGGGMVAPAFAPDVS, from the coding sequence ATGAAATTCAGCCGGCAAAAGACGCTCCGTTCGCACGTCTCAATGACGGGCGTCGGCGTTCACTCGGGCGCTCCCGTCAATCTGGTTCTTGGTCCGGCGGGCGTCGATGCCGGTTTTGTTTTTATTCGCACGGAAGCTGACGGCACCGAACGTAAGGTTCGCGCACAGGCTGCATCCGTGTCCGCCACCGCTTTCGCGACCGTGCTGGGCGACAAGGCCGGCGCCGTGGTGTCCACCGCCGAGCATGTGCTCGCCGCCCTGCGCGGCATGGGCGTGGACAACGCCACCATCGAAGTCGATGGTCCAGAAATTCCGATCATGGATGGCAGCGCCGCGGCATTCGTCGCGGCGATTGACCGTGCGGGCATCGTCGAGCAGTCCGCTCCGTCCCGTTTCATCGAGGTTTTGAAGCCGATTCAGGTGACGCTCGGCGAGTCGTTCGGTGAGTTGCGGCCCTACGCGAACGGTTTCCGCGCCGAGGTCGAGATCGATTTCGCCAATCCGCTGATCGGCCGTCAGGCCTACAATTTCGATCTGACGCCGGATGCCTTCCGCCGCGACATCGCGCGCGCCCGTACCTTCGGCTGCATGAAGGACGTGGCCAAGCTCTGGAAGGCCGGTTATGCACTCGGGGCCTCCTTCGACAATTCCGTGGTGTTCGACGAGGATCGCCTCCTCAACGCCGAAGGTCTGCGCTACGCCGACGAATGCGTCCGCCACAAGGTGCTGGACGTGATCGGCGATCTGGCGCTTTCGGGCCTGCCCCTGATCGGCCTGTATCGCTCGGTTCGTGGCGGCCACAAGCTCAACCATGCGGTTCTGACGGCTCTGATGGCCGATCGCCATGCCTGGCGGGTGGTCGAGGCCGAGCCGGTGGCGGCACGCCGTGCCCGCGCGACCGCGTCCGATGCTGTCGGTAGCATGCTTGGCGGCGGCATGGTCGCGCCGGCCTTCGCGCCCGACGTTTCCTGA